One genomic region from Leifsonia sp. Root1293 encodes:
- a CDS encoding type III PLP-dependent enzyme, with amino-acid sequence MRVELARYSAAIGLPGIVRRHGSPLLVLDVARVREQLDLLRRELPGAQVHFATKALPHPAVVRTIELAGASFEVASRGEIALLRNTGVDVGRTLHTHPIRSRADVADSYGSGIRRFVVDNPGELSKLAVLPRDIDVLVRLSFPNPSAGCDLSAKFGATEAQAAALVERAIELGVTVAGFSFHVGSQTTSVAPFEHAIRRTTRLMNDLEAHTGVRFHVLDLGGGFPIGYDEAVPDLAVLASGIRAALSASGRHDVVLLEPGRFVTATAMTLVSRVVGSSDRIDGRWHYLDDGLYGSYSNVLTEGVHPLVFAACELQESPIPDAARERVTLAGPTCGSIDVIAHGVDLPVLHEGDLLVSPMMGAYTSVTASAFNGLEPTRIHVVDAGSRRF; translated from the coding sequence ATGCGGGTCGAGCTCGCTCGGTACAGCGCGGCCATCGGGCTGCCCGGGATCGTGCGGCGTCATGGCTCTCCGCTTCTCGTGCTCGACGTGGCGCGAGTGCGCGAGCAGCTCGACCTGCTGCGGCGGGAGCTGCCGGGGGCGCAGGTCCACTTCGCGACCAAGGCGCTTCCGCATCCGGCGGTCGTCCGCACGATCGAGCTGGCCGGAGCCTCCTTCGAAGTCGCCTCCCGCGGCGAGATCGCCCTGCTCCGCAACACCGGAGTCGATGTCGGCCGCACGCTGCACACCCATCCGATCAGGTCCAGGGCCGATGTCGCCGACTCCTACGGCAGCGGCATCCGGCGATTCGTGGTCGACAACCCCGGTGAGCTGTCGAAGCTCGCCGTGCTGCCCCGCGACATCGACGTGCTCGTGCGGCTGAGCTTTCCGAACCCGTCCGCCGGGTGCGACCTCTCCGCGAAGTTCGGCGCCACCGAGGCGCAGGCGGCCGCGCTCGTCGAGCGCGCGATCGAGCTGGGCGTCACCGTCGCCGGATTCAGCTTCCACGTGGGCAGCCAGACCACGTCGGTGGCGCCGTTCGAGCACGCGATCCGCCGCACGACCCGGCTGATGAACGATCTCGAGGCGCACACAGGGGTGCGCTTCCACGTGCTCGATCTCGGCGGGGGCTTCCCGATCGGCTACGACGAGGCCGTTCCCGATCTCGCGGTGCTGGCTTCCGGCATCCGCGCGGCGTTGTCCGCGAGCGGGCGCCACGACGTGGTGCTGCTCGAGCCCGGCAGGTTCGTGACCGCGACGGCCATGACCCTCGTCAGCCGCGTGGTCGGGTCGAGTGACCGGATCGACGGACGCTGGCACTACCTCGACGACGGCCTGTACGGCAGCTACTCCAATGTTCTGACCGAGGGAGTGCATCCGCTCGTCTTCGCCGCCTGCGAGCTGCAGGAATCCCCGATCCCGGATGCCGCACGCGAACGGGTCACCCTCGCCGGACCGACCTGCGGCAGCATCGACGTGATCGCGCACGGCGTCGATCTGCCCGTGCTGCACGAGGGAGACCTGCTGGTGAGCCCGATGATGGGCGCGTACACCTCGGTGACGGCCTCGGCATTCAACGGGCTCGAGCCGACGCGGATCCACGTGGTCGACGCCGGCTCGCGCCGCTTCTAG